A genomic segment from Nicotiana sylvestris chromosome 1, ASM39365v2, whole genome shotgun sequence encodes:
- the LOC104239298 gene encoding amino acid permease 6-like, whose amino-acid sequence MERSLSVSMGGGFDDTSKFDDDGRPKRTGTVLTTSAHIITAVIGSGVLSLAWATAQLGWIAGPVALVAFSVITWFTSLLLADCYRAPDGSRNYTYMDAVRSHLGGMKVQLCGIAQYSNLVGITIGYAITTSISMVAIKRSNCFHKHGHAAGCHESNNPFIIIFGIFQIILSQIPNFHKLSFLSLIAAVMSFAYSFIGLGLSIAKIANDGVSGNTSLTGTRIGKELSGTDKMWNTFSALGDIAFAYAFSTVLIEIQDTLKSHPRENQYMKRASCIGISVSTIFYMLCGLIGYAAFGNKAPGNFLTGFGFYEPFWLVDFANVCIVVHLVGAYQVFCQPIFAFVEGWSKQKWPESKFITREYMINLSPLGLFPFSFYRLVWRTAYVIFTTILAMLFPFFNDFVGLLGAASFWPLTVYFPIQMYIAQARIPKYSFTWIWLKILSLVCLIISLLAAAGSVQGLIKSLQKFQLFKSES is encoded by the exons ATGGAGAGGAGTTTAAGTGTTTCAATGGGAGGAGGATTTGATGATACTTCCAAGTTTGATGATGATGGTCGCCCCAAACGAACTG GAACGGTGTTGACTACAAGTGCCCATATCATAACAGCGGTGATAGGAtcaggagttttatctttggcaTGGGCAACAGCACAGTTGGGATGGATAGCAGGACCAGTTGCTCTCGTTGCTTTCTCGGTCATAACTTGGTTCACTTCTCTCCTTCTTGCTGACTGTTATCGCGCCCCTGATGGCTCTCGCAACTACACCTATATGGATGCTGTTCGTTCCCATCTCG GAGGAATGAAAGTCCAGCTATGTGGAATAGCTCAATATAGTAATCTTGTTGGCATAACCATTGGATATGCAATCACCACATCCATCAGCATGGT GGCAATTAAAAGATCCAATTGCTTTCATAAGCATGGTCATGCTGCTGGTTGTCATGAGTCAAACAATCCCTTCATAATTATATTTGGGATTTTCCAAATTATTCTAAGCCAAATCCCAAATTTTCACAAGCTTTCATTTCTCTCCCTCATTGCTGCTGTTATGTCCTTTGCTTACTCTTTCATTGGACTTGGTCTCTCTATTGCCAAGATTGCAA ATGATGGAGTAAGTGGAAACACAAGCTTAACAGGAACAAGAATTGGAAAGGAATTGTCAGGCACAGACAAGATGTGGAACACCTTCTCTGCTCTTGGAGATATTGCCTTTGCCTATGCTTTCTCTACTGTTCTTATTGAAATTCAG GACACTCTGAAATCCCATCCAAGAGAGAATCAGTACATGAAAAGAGCTAGCTGTATTGGTATCTCTGTGTCAACAATATTTTACATGCTCTGTGGACTAATTGGCTATGCTGCATTTGGAAACAAAGCTCCTGGAAACTTTTTAACAGGATTCGGTTTCTATGAACCTTTCTGGCTTGTTGATTTCGCTAATGTGTGCATTGTGGTTCATCTTGTTGGAGCTTACCAG GTGTTCTGTCAACCAATATTTGCATTTGTAGAAGGTTGGAGCAAACAGAAATGGCCAGAAAGTAAATTCATAACAAGAGAATACATGATTAACCTTTCACCCTTGGGGCTGTTCCCTTTCAGTTTTTACAGGCTGGTGTGGAGAACTGCATATGTGATATTCACAACCATATTAGCCATGCTATTCCCATTCTTCAACGATTTCGTCGGGCTTCTGGGAGCAGCCTCATTTTGGCCACTCACTGTCTATTTCCCAATTCAGATGTACATTGCACAAGCCAGGATTCCTAAATATTCATTTACCTGGATTTGGTTGAAGATTTTGAGTCTTGTGTGCTTGATTATCTCACTCCTCGCTGCTGCTGGATCTGTTCAAGGCCTTATCAAGTCTCTTCAGAAATTCCAGCTCTTCAAATCTGAGTCTTGA
- the LOC138877082 gene encoding uncharacterized protein, translating to MTWVLDAEIHLDAMGLGDAIKDKDKASTQDCAKALIFLRHHLDEGLKIEYLTVKDPFVLWNGLKERYDNLKLVTLPQVRYDWAHLRLQDFKSVSEYNSAMFRITSKLKLCGNNISDYDMLEKTFTTFHASNMVLQQQYQEKGFTKYSQLISLLLVAERNNELIMRNHENRPTGSTPLPKEDEVYSHYTNRGKGRGHIRGRGRGRGRGHVQGKKFPGVNHPPPKNNFQKWKGKDEKRNAEGSETKCYRCGGKGHWAKICRIPKHLVELYQASLKNKGSEANLVYDNEFDITHLDVADFFEHPDEKINHLIGDGSVADITTISGSSNLIEGSGRATITLPMGTIIIIENAMFSSKSKRNLLSFKDIRKNGFHIETIDENNMEYLIVTKNVSGQKRIIEKFPSLSCGLYWTKISAIEAHSTLNQKVLKRFYMDEAHPLSTLMIVRSLDMNKNPFRPQEKNEELLGPEVPYLSAIGALIMKSGVLGETDNTLIITK from the exons atgacatgggtattggatgctgaaatccatttagatgcaatgggtcttggagacgccattaaagaTAAAGATAAAGCATCTACACAAGActgtgctaaggccttgattttcttgcgtcatcaccttgatgaagggttgaaaattgaatatctcaCAGTGAAAGATCCATTTGTTTTGTGGAATGgtttaaaggaaagatatgacaacttaaagttggtcactcttccacaagtacgatatgattgggctcatcttaggctccaagactttaagtctgtttctgaatataattctgctatgtttagAATTACTTCCAAATTGAAACTCTGTGGAAATAATATCAGTgactatgatatgcttgaaaaaacgttTACAACGTTTCATGCTTCCAATATGGTCTTACAACAGCAGTACCAAGAGAAAGGCTTCACAAAGTACTCTCAGTTGATTTCTCTTCTACTTGTGGCTGAACGAAACAATGAATTGATTATGAGAAATCATGAAAATCGACCCACTGGGTCTACACCATTGCCTAAAGAGGATGAGGTGTATTCCCATTATACTAATCGCGGAAAAGGTCGTGGCCATATTCGTGGTCGTGgtcgcggtcgtggtcgtggccaTGTCCAAGGAAAAAAATTTCCTGGTGTTAATCATCCTCCACCGAAAAATAACTTCCAAAAATGGAAAGGTAAAGATGAGAAGCGAAATGCAGAGGGTTCAGAAACTAAATGTTATCGTTGTGGTGGAAAAGGGCATTGGGCAAAAATTTGTCGCATACCAAAacatttggttgagctttatcaagcatctctGAAGAATAAAGGCTCTGAAGCCAATCTTGTCTATGATAATGAATTTGACATCACACACTTGGATGTGGCAGATTTTTTTGAGCACCCTGATGAAAAAATAAACCACTTGATTGGTGATGGATCTGTG gcagatattactacaatttctggtagtagtaatctaattgaaggctctggaagagctactataactctgcctatGGGAACAATAATTATCAttgagaatgcaatgttctcctccaagtccaagaggaacttgttgagttttaaagatatccgcaaaaatggatttcatattgagacaatagatgagaataatatgGAATATCTCATCgttaccaagaatgtctctggccagaaaagaattattgagaagttcccatctttatcttgtggcctgtattggacaaaaattagtgcaattgaggcacattctaccttaaaccaaaag gtattgaaacggttttacatggatgaagcacatccattaagtactctgATGATTGTTCGTTCACTTGATATGAATAAGAACCCATTTcgacctcaagaaaagaatgaagagcttcttggtcctgaagtaccatatcttagtgcaattggtgcactaat AATGAAAAGTGGAGTACTTGGTGAGACAGATAACACTCTGATTATCACAAAATAA
- the LOC104239299 gene encoding uncharacterized protein yields MASFQLLKSPFSFSQSNPDVFSTMVRRRFLRMRFQRKNRILNTFVDTKFRVCCRVQDSGNQSSSGEEPPESLFMKELRRRGMTPTSLLEETNTNTKEDEETISREEDGGFYRRNALSTDSGRNLTNQREQSMALNSEGLEGLIPRAKLLLTLGGTFFLAFWPLILATIASFSAVYLYFGPQFVHDASNRLGPPPYIDPYVLLEEERISQTAPPLN; encoded by the exons ATGGCGTCTTTCCAGTTATTGAAGTCCCCATTCTCATTTTCTCAGTCTAATCCTGATGTTTTTAGCACCATGGTCCGAAGGAGGTTTCTGCGTATGAGGTTTCAGAGGAAAAATCGAATCTTGAATACATTTGTTGATACAAAGTTTAGGGTTTGTTGTAGAGTTCAAGACAGTGGAAACCAGAGTAGTAGTG GTGAAGAACCTCCGGAGTCATTGTTCATGAAAGAGTTGAGAAGACGTGGCATGACTCCAACTTCATTGCTTGAGGAGACAAACACAAACACCAAAGAAGACGAGGAGACAATATCTAGGGAAGAAGATGGAGGCTTCTATCGAAGAAATGCACTCTCAACAGATTCTGGAAGAAATTTGACTAATCAAAGGGAGCAGTCTATGGCACTGAATAGTGAAGGCCTTGAG GGTTTGATTCCGCGGGCAAAACTTTTGCTTACTCTTGGGGGAACATTCTTTTTGGCATTTTGGCCGTTGATCCTCGCAACTATTGCATCCTTCTCTGCTGTTTACCTG TATTTCGGACCTCAGTTTGTCCACGATGCAAGCAACAGACTTGGTCCACCACCATATATTGATCCTTATGTACTACTCGAAGAAGAGAGGATATCACAGACAGCTCCACCTCTAAATTGA